Proteins co-encoded in one Malus sylvestris chromosome 9, drMalSylv7.2, whole genome shotgun sequence genomic window:
- the LOC126582624 gene encoding putative F-box protein At1g49610: protein MIKRKAEACNDIRIINKKTKSQDQNHDIQNQHGTAVVTREFELPDLVVSQVLLLLPTKLAVRASILSRQWERVWSSIPVLVFNEYEEPGSDWHTLEHKLFIDFLKKCLKRCEKDKYTVDKLTLHMRYGGGRGSTAIIDKWTSFAVERNIKEIDIILKRKLGPDKNAIYKLSQTILNAKSLTTLNLENVRIVDNMSCISLPSLESMSLTTVVLSKLGFIQLISGCPSIEYLSLNQCRIKDDVKISSLSIKSLKVVQCSIVGMEIEAMNLEYFLSCYTSMSKINIASCQTLRNLNFSDRCLEGAWFEHGLDSRFPLLESLTMNNCIISSSIINVDNQQLKHIALYGYDKNVAKVTLSTPNLLSFELSTAGYLSSAQFSTLVSNFSISAPKLLEAMIIINFDPIVDSYSSSMRKFLGNFDCSRKLNLSVNAAQALIFSEETRKTCQPPLPTVEHLEVQTYSSADVKEEDLGSSLEWLAPTVDSLRVTVYEENEIFTHAKLMKADALSYVGLNCRDDSSEL from the exons ATGATTAAGAGAAAAGCCGAAGCTTGTAACGATATCAGAATCATAAATAAAAAGACCAAAAGCCAGGATCAGAATCATGACATTCAAAACCAACATGGTACTGCCGTGGTCACACGCGAGTTCGAATTACCCGACCTTGTTGTCTCCCAAGTTCTCCTTCTCCTCCCCACCAAACTCGCTGTTCGGGCCAGCATTCTTTCCAGGCAATGGGAACGAGTGTGGTCTTCGATCCCAGTCTTAGTTTTCAATGAGTATGAGGAGCCAGGCAGTGATTGGCACACCCTCGAGCACAAATTGTTCATTGACTTCTTGAAAAAGTGCTTGAAGCGTTGCGAGAAAGATAAATACACCGTGGACAAGCTTACGCTTCACATGAGGTATGGCGGAGGGAGAGGAAGCACGGCTATCATAGATAAGTGGACGAGTTTTGCTGTTGAGAGAAACATTAAAGAGATAGACATCATTCTTAAGAGAAAACTTGGCCCTGATAAAAATGCCATATACAAATTATCGCAAACCATTCTCAATGCAAAGTCTTTAACTACACTAAATTTAGAGAATGTGAGAATAGTGGACAATATGAGTTGTATAAGCCTTCCGTCTTTGGAATCTATGTCCCTCACGACCGTAGTGTTGAGTAAACTTGGATTCATCCAACTAATTTCTGGGTGCCCTTCCATTGAGTATTTGTCATTAAATCAATGTAGAATAAAGGATGATGTGAAGATTTCGAGTTTGAGCATCAAATCCTTGAAAGTTGTTCAATGTAGCATCGTGGGAATGGAAATTGAAGCTATGAATCTCgaatattttttaagttgctACACGTCCATGAGCAAAATCAATATTGCCTCTTGTCAAACACTTAGAAATCTGAACTTCTCTGATAGATGCTTGGAAGGTGCCTGGTTTGAACATGGCCTTGATTCAAGATTTCCACTCTTGGAGAGTTTAACAATGAATAACTGCATCATCTCATCGTCAATCATTAACGTCGATAATCAGCAGCTGAAACACATTGCACTTTATGGATACGACAAAAATGTAGCAAAGGTCACGCTTAGTACTCCAAATCTACTTTCTTTCGAGCTCAGTACTGCAGGTTATTTGTCTTCAGCTCAATTCAGTACTTTGGTGTCCAACTTTTCTATCAGTGCTCCAAAGTTGTTAGAGGCTATGATCATCATCAACTTCGATCCGATCGTCGATTCTTATTCGTCTTCCATGAGAAAATTTCTTGGGAACTTTGATTGCTCTAGAAAATTAAATCTTTCCGTTAATGCCGCTCAG GCTCTTATATTTTCGGAAGAAACCAGAAAGACATGCCAGCCACCGTTACCTACTGTCGAGCATCTTGAGGTACAAACATATTCTTCAGCAGACGTGAAAGAGGAGGACTTGGGGAGCTCCTTGGAGTGGTTGGCACCAACTGTGGATAGTCTACGCGTCACTGTGTATGAAGAAAATGAAATCTTTACACATG CGAAACTTATGAAGGCAGATGCTTTGAGCTATGTCGGGTTAAATTGCAGGGATGACTCATCCGAATTATAG
- the LOC126583761 gene encoding uncharacterized protein LOC126583761 yields the protein MATSIPTISAPTPSILRLKVASFSPPRIRPHIQTIAFRNSPKFQCLNPIQAQKFPGFSGKTNGFLFDRKLRVCVSAKNEGVDAAEEESRGESTMPERFRYLTKEAPDPPVRWPWLVALVFLIYAWRAVLLELANWRKAAVGVVRFVGYLLKLILALIFHFIGDPITSMIRFIETTLYAIRSFYSGIVAYAPIPELTTVIILASIVLAIAEAVVPNAVNCQPFLLTASGIVAYAAVAGYISEPFFWTILLGLYGYSRLVKKRDDVTSALPAAAVMAAIGEPWVRVLVIASYLALAIFHHSKKVSEKKEEIVVTNRKLPMPLLGAGLAIGIRLAAKWAGYRHLTWMIV from the exons ATGGCGACTTCCATTCCCACCATCTCCGCTCCAACCCCCTCCATTCTCAGACTCAAAGTCGCTTCTTTTTCTCCCCCCAGAATCCGACCTCATATCCAAACAATCGCTTTTCGCAATTCACCCAAATTCCAATGTTTGAACCCAATACAAGCTCAGAAATTTCCTGGGTTTTCCGGGAAAACAAATGGGTTTTTGTTTGATAGAAAGTTGAGGGTTTGTGTGAGTGCGAAAAATGAGGGTGTTGATGCAGCTGAGGAGGAGAGTAGAGGGGAGAGTACTATGCCTGAGCGGTTCAGGTACTTGACCAAGGAAGCTCCTGACCCACCTGTTAGGTGGCCTTGGCTTGTAG CATTGGTGTTCCTTATCTACGCATGGAGAGCTGTCTTGCTGGAATTAGCTAACTGGAGAAAGGCTGCAGTGGGCGTTGTCCGTTTTGTGGGATACCTCTTGAAACTTATCCTGGCCCTAATCTTCCATTTCATAGGTGATCCCATTACTTCCATGATCAGATTCATAGAAACAACACTCTATGCCATACGCTCTTTCTACTCTGGCATAGTGGCATACGCTCCAATTCCAGAGTTGACAACAGTGATCATACTGGCATCCATTGTTCTTGCTATCGCAGAAGCTGTTGTTCCAAACGCCGTAAACTGTCAACCCTTTCTTCTCACAGCATCTGGCATAGTAGCCTATGCAGCAGTGGCAGGTTACATCTCAGAGCCTTTCTTCTGGACGATTCTATTGGGGTTATACGGTTACTCACGATTAGTTAAAAAGAGGGATGATGTTACATCCGCATTGCCTGCAGCAGCTGTGATGGCTGCCATAGGAGAACCATGGGTTAGAGTTTTGGTAATCGCATCTTATCTGGCCTTGGCcatttttcaccactcaaagAAGGTATCAGAGAAAAAGGAGGAAATTGTAGTGACTAATAGGAAGCTTCCAATGCCCTTGCTCGGTGCAGGCTTAGCCATCGGAATTCGCCTTGCTGCTAAGTGGGCCGGGTACCGGCATTTGACATGGATGATAGTATGA
- the LOC126634266 gene encoding putative pentatricopeptide repeat-containing protein At1g03510 produces the protein MGSYNHSNFQRLLSFTKLLTSYVSQGRHDKALSLFHHMQTSLALSLDPHVFSLVLKSCSAVHRPQLGVSVHAHVTKSSILSNPFVASALVDMYGKCVSLSTARNLFDEIPHRNVVVWNAMVSLYTRNGNVFGALRLFEAMDVEPDVSTFNTIISGMSGLDDGSFKAVEFYRKMTARGWKPDLITLLALLRAFVGVAALRFIKEIHGYDVRNEIDSHSQLSSGLVEAYGRCGCLANARNLFRYMKKKDVVAWSSLISAYALHGEARAALEIFREMELAKVEPDEITFLAVLKACSHAEGLADEALHYFGRMCEDYGVQANSDHYSCLVDVLSRAGRLHEAYEVIRKMPVKVTVKAWGALLSACRTYGDLELAEIAGKALSKIEPDNPANYLLLARIYSGLGRHEESERMRREMKKKGVKASSGTSWVVYQD, from the coding sequence ATGGGGTCCTACAACCATTCAAACTTCCAACGGTTGCTTTCTTTCACCAAGCTCTTAACCTCCTACGTCAGCCAAGGCCGTCATGACAAAGCCCTTTCCCTCTTCCACCACATGCAGACCTCACTGGCCCTTTCTCTCGACCCCCATGTTTTCTCTCTTGTTCTCAAGTCCTGCTCCGCCGTCCACCGCCCGCAACTCGGCGTCTCCGTCCATGCCCATGTCACCAAATCTTCCATCCTATCAAACCCATTTGTGGCTTCCGCTCTCGTCGACATGTATGGCAAGTGCGTGTCATTGTCGACCGCACGCAACCTGTTTGATGAAATTCCTCACAGGAACGTTGTTGTGTGGAATGCTATGGTTTCGCTTTATACGCGTAACGGTAATGTGTTTGGTGCTTTGAgattgtttgaggcaatggaTGTTGAACCTGATGTGTCAACTTTTAATACCATTATATCTGGGATGTCGGGATTGGATGATGGGTCGTTTAAGGCTGTCGAGTTCTATAGGAAAATGACAGCGCGTGGATGGAAACCGGATTTAATAACACTGCTTGCTCTGTTACGTGCTTTTGTTGGTGTAGCGGCTTTAAGGTTTATTAAGGAAATTCATGGTTATGATGTGAGAAATGAGATTGACTCTCATTCCCAATTGAGTAGTGGCCTAGTTGAGGCCTACGGGCGTTGTGGTTGTCTCGCAAATGCGCGTAATCTGTTCCGCTATATGAAGAAAAAGGATGTGGTTGCATGGAGTAGTCTGATATCTGCGTATGCACTTCATGGGGAGGCAAGAGCTGCATTGGAAATTTTCCGAGAGATGGAATTGGCGAAAGTAGAGCCTGATGAGATTACTTTTCTTGCAGTACTGAAGGCTTGCAGCCATGCTGAAGGATTAGCCGATGAAGCACTGCATTATTTTGGTCGGATGTGTGAGGATTATGGTGTGCAAGCAAATAGTGATCACTATTCTTGTTTAGTAGATGTTCTGAGCAGAGCAGGGAGGTTGCATGAGGCATATGAGGTCATAAGGAAAATGCCGGTGAAGGTTACCGTTAAAGCTTGGGGTGCTCTTCTTTCAGCATGTAGAACTTACGGAGACTTGGAGCTTGCCGAGATTGCAGGGAAAGCTCTGTCCAAAATTGAGCCTGATAATCCTGCCAATTATTTACTATTAGCAAGAATATATTCTGGCTTAGGAAGGCACGAGGAATCGGAACGAATGAGAAGGGAAATGAAAAAGAAGGGAGTGAAGGCATCATCTGGAACTAGTTGGGTGGTTTATCAAGACTAG